A segment of the Dehalococcoidia bacterium genome:
CTTGGCGACCTTGTTGCTGATCGGCGCCGCCGCCGCGATCTCCTCGGCAAGCGCCAGCGTCTTCGCTTCCAGCTCCTCGGCCGGATGGACCGCGTTCAGCCCGCCGGCCCGCAGCAACTCCTGGGCAGAGACGAAGCGAGCGGTGTACAGCATCTCTGCTGTCAGCCGGCGGCCGATCATGCGCGGAATCAACCACATGCCGCCCAGATCGGGGATCAGCGCCCGGCGCATGTAGGCGATCATGAAGCGGGCTTCGCTGGAGGCGAGTGCCAGGTCGGTGGCGCAGACCAGGTCGAAGCCGGCGCCGACGGCCACGCCGTTCACCATGGCGATCGTCGGGATCTCCAGGCGGTAAATGGCGTGCATCATCGCCTGGCCGTGACGGCGCAGGCTCTGGCGGCTCGCTTCGAGGCTTTGGGCGCGCGGCTCGCCGCCGGCCGCATCGCCCTGGCGCGCCGCCATGTTGCCGACGTCCGCGCCCGCGCAGAAGGCGCGTCCGGCGCCGGTGACGATCAGGCAGCGCGCCTCCGTGTCGGCATCGATCGCGCGGCAGGCGTCGAGCACCTCGAGTTGCAGCTCGGGCGTCATGGCGTTGAGCCGCTCCGGGCGGTTCAGGGTGATGCGATGGATGTGACTGCCGATCCGTTCGTGCAGTATCGTGTTGTAGGCCATCTTCCCGCTCCGGCGACCCGCGCAGGCGGCGCGGCAGGCGCCGGGTGGAGTGTAGCACGCAATGCCCGAGCCCTCGCCAGCCAAACGGGCGGAGCCCGCACCCGACCGTTGTGCCGAGTGCGGCGCCGACGTGGCGCTGGCCGCGGCGCTCGTCTATCACGGCCTGGTCTACCACCCAGCCTGCGCCAGCGGCGTGCGCCCACGCGCGGCGGCGCCCGAGCGCTGGCCGTTCGGCGTACCCGAGTTCAACTGCACGGGAGACCTCTGATGCCCGCCACCACCGCGACCACCGAGATCCGCCCGGCCACGCCCGACGAGATGCCGCGCCTCGCCCAGGTCGTCAGCCTCTCGCTCGCCTTGCCGGCGCAGCAGTTCGCCGCGCTGCGCCCCGAGTGGACGCTGTGCGCCTTCGAGAACGATCAACTCGCCACGGCCTACGCCGCCTGGCCGTTCACGATGCGCATGAACGGCAAACCGATGAAGGTCGCCGGCGTCACCACCGTGAGCACGCACCCGACCCATCGCCGGCGCGGCAACCTGCGCGCGATCATGGAGACGGACTTCCGCCGCCGCCATGAGCAGGGCGAGCCGGTCGCGGCACTCTACGCTTCGCTGGCCGCGATCTACCAGCGCTACGGCTACGCGATCGTGACCACGCACCACAGCTACGCGATTGAACCGCGCTACCTGCAGTTCACCCGGCCGAGTGAGATTCCTGGCGAGCTGCGCGAGTCATCGCCTGCCGAGCTGCCCACGCTGATTGACGTGTACCGCCGCTTCCGCGAACAGCGCACGGCCTACCTGCACCGCGGCGCGGCGATGTGGCAGGTCAGCGCCCTCGGCCCGCCCGCCGAGGGAGAAACCGTCTCCGTCGTGCTGTACGAGGAGCGCGGCGTACCGCAAGGCTACGTCGTCTACGCCACGGCACAGGGCCCGGCGGACGGCAACCGGCCGAGCCAGCGCCTGCAACTGCGCGACCTGTGCTGGCTCAACCCGGCCGCCTACCGCGCCTGCTGGGAGCATCTCTCGCGCTTCGACCTGGTGCGCCAGATCAGCTGGCCGAATGTACCCGCCGACGATCCGTTGCCGCACCTGCTGCTGGAGCCGCGCATGCTGCACGCCGCCTCGCGCGACGGCATCCTCGCCCGCATCATCGACATCGACCGCGCCTTTGCGGGCCGCGGCTATCAGCACAGCGGCCGCTTGAGCTTCGCCGCCACCGACTCGCTCTGCCCCTGGAACGAGGGCACCTGGACGCTCGAAGTTGACGGCGCGGACGCGAGCGTGCGCCGCGGCGGCGGGACGGCACTGTTCAGCGCGCCGATCGACACGCTCTCCATGCTGCTCTTCGGCCAGCTCAGCGCGACCGAGGCCTGGCGCATGGGCCGGCTCGACTGCCCGGACCCGGACGCGCTGGCGGGCGCCGATCGCCTGCTCAGCACAGCCTATCGCCCGTTCTGTGCCGATCACTTCTGAGCACGGCCGAGGCACGGCTGCCCGCGGGGAAGGCGAGCCGCTGGTGCTCGCCATCGACCTGGGCACCACCGCGGTGAAGACGGCGCTGGTTACCGCGGATGGTCGCGTGATCTCCGGGACGCGGCGTCTGCTGAAGGGCGCGCAGGCAGCAGGTTGGTGGCGAACTTCGCTTGCGGCCGCACGAAGGACGCTGAACGGCGTGCAGCCGGAGCGTGTGGCCGCGCTTGCGCTTTCCGGCCGCGGCGGCGCCACCGTGCTCTGCGATGCAGCCGGCCGCGCGCTCACACCCATGCTTACCGGTATGCCGCCGGCAGCGTACGCGCCGGCGGCGCCGGCGCGCCTGCGGCCGATAGCCTGGCGCAGCGAGTGTGCGATCGCCGACACCCCGTCACTGCGGCGGCGGGTGCGCTGGACGTTGGCGGCGAAGGACTTCATGCTGCTCAAGCTCAGCGGCACGGCGGCGACCGATCCAGCGTCCGGCCCCGACGCCCTCGCGTGGCCGGCGATCGACGGAGCGTGCGCCTTCATGTCTGACTGGTTGCCGGCGGTACGGCTGCCGTGGGAAACGGCAGGTGTACTGCGCGCAGAGCCGGCGGCCGCATTGGGGTTGCCGGCGGGCCTGCCCGTGGCGATCGGGCTGCACGACGGCGTCGCGGCGCAGGCGGGCGCCGGCGCCCTGCGTCCGGAAGAAGGCGCGTTGACGCTGGGTACGCACCTCGTGTTGCGCGTGGTGCGCGATCACGCGCCGCCGGCGGCCCGGCGCTACCGCTTCTACGACCTGTGGGGTGAGCGGGACGGCCGCGGCGTCTACGGCGGCAACGCCCGCCTGGGCGGGGCCGCCGTGAGCTGGGCCGCGCGCCTGCTTGGCAGCGGCGAACGCTCGCTGCCAGCGCTCGAAGGCGCCGCCGTCGCCGTGCCGCCAGGCAGCGCCGGCCCGCTCTTCCTGCCCTTCCTCGCCGGCATGGCGTATCCTCAGCGCCGGCCGGAGCTGCGCGCCGCCTGGCTGGGCCTGGAGACCACGCACAGCCGCGCCCAGCTCTTCCGCGCGGTGCTCGAAGGCACCGCCTGTGCCGTGCGGCAGATCGCCGAAGCGCTGGCCGAGAGCGGAGTTGCGCCGGTGCGCCTGACGCTGACCGGCGCCGGGGCCGGCAGTGCCCTCTGGCGACAAATCCTGGCGGATGCGCTGGTCCGGCCGCTGCACACGGGCGAGGCGCCCGGTTTTGAGGAGTGCGTAGGCGCCGCACGCTGCGCCTGGGTAGCGCTCGGTCGCTTCGCGTCGTTGGATGAGGCGGTCTCCTCGGCCCTGACGCCGGCCACAGCCACTGAACCGAGCGCCTCGGGCAGCGCGGCGATGAGCGAGGTCTACCGGCGTTACCTTTGGGCAATCCAGCATGGTGGGACAGTCTCGTGACCGGGGGCGGCGCTATGCCCGGTCACCGAGCGTTGGCATCCCCGACTGCGTGCCGGCGTTTGCCGGCAGCCGGATTTTGCGCCCCTCACTTCCGGAGGGTTGAACTGACGCCGCAAGT
Coding sequences within it:
- a CDS encoding enoyl-CoA hydratase-related protein, with the protein product MAYNTILHERIGSHIHRITLNRPERLNAMTPELQLEVLDACRAIDADTEARCLIVTGAGRAFCAGADVGNMAARQGDAAGGEPRAQSLEASRQSLRRHGQAMMHAIYRLEIPTIAMVNGVAVGAGFDLVCATDLALASSEARFMIAYMRRALIPDLGGMWLIPRMIGRRLTAEMLYTARFVSAQELLRAGGLNAVHPAEELEAKTLALAEEIAAAAPISNKVAKMSWRVTETLDLEAANEVVASTVLVAGRTEDHRESVRAFMEKRQPVFHGR
- a CDS encoding GNAT family N-acetyltransferase, translating into MPATTATTEIRPATPDEMPRLAQVVSLSLALPAQQFAALRPEWTLCAFENDQLATAYAAWPFTMRMNGKPMKVAGVTTVSTHPTHRRRGNLRAIMETDFRRRHEQGEPVAALYASLAAIYQRYGYAIVTTHHSYAIEPRYLQFTRPSEIPGELRESSPAELPTLIDVYRRFREQRTAYLHRGAAMWQVSALGPPAEGETVSVVLYEERGVPQGYVVYATAQGPADGNRPSQRLQLRDLCWLNPAAYRACWEHLSRFDLVRQISWPNVPADDPLPHLLLEPRMLHAASRDGILARIIDIDRAFAGRGYQHSGRLSFAATDSLCPWNEGTWTLEVDGADASVRRGGGTALFSAPIDTLSMLLFGQLSATEAWRMGRLDCPDPDALAGADRLLSTAYRPFCADHF
- a CDS encoding FGGY-family carbohydrate kinase, with the protein product MLAIDLGTTAVKTALVTADGRVISGTRRLLKGAQAAGWWRTSLAAARRTLNGVQPERVAALALSGRGGATVLCDAAGRALTPMLTGMPPAAYAPAAPARLRPIAWRSECAIADTPSLRRRVRWTLAAKDFMLLKLSGTAATDPASGPDALAWPAIDGACAFMSDWLPAVRLPWETAGVLRAEPAAALGLPAGLPVAIGLHDGVAAQAGAGALRPEEGALTLGTHLVLRVVRDHAPPAARRYRFYDLWGERDGRGVYGGNARLGGAAVSWAARLLGSGERSLPALEGAAVAVPPGSAGPLFLPFLAGMAYPQRRPELRAAWLGLETTHSRAQLFRAVLEGTACAVRQIAEALAESGVAPVRLTLTGAGAGSALWRQILADALVRPLHTGEAPGFEECVGAARCAWVALGRFASLDEAVSSALTPATATEPSASGSAAMSEVYRRYLWAIQHGGTVS